Proteins found in one Triticum aestivum cultivar Chinese Spring chromosome 4D, IWGSC CS RefSeq v2.1, whole genome shotgun sequence genomic segment:
- the LOC123097572 gene encoding cytochrome P450 714B3 isoform X2 gives MMEVGMAMKVVLSLCCVGACSLAIYLYYTVWVVPQRLLAGFRRQGIGGPRPSFPYGNIADMREAVAAAKSAPRAGGRIVHDYRPAVLPFYDKWRKEHGPVFTYSMGNVVFLHVSRPDVVRDINLCVSLDLGKSSYLKATHEPLFGRGILKSNGEAWAHQRKIIAPEFFLDKVKGMVDLMVDSAQTLLESWEARVDKSGGTLDIKIDDDIRAYSADVISRTCFGSSYVKGKKIFLKLRELQKAVSKPNVLAEMTGLRFFPTKKNRQAWGLHKQVHRLILEIVKESGEDKNLLRAILHSASSSKLGLREAENFIVDNCKSIYFAGYESTAVTAAWCLMLLGLHPEWQDRVRQEVLDVCGGRPLDSQSLQNMKNLTMVIQETLRLYPAGAFVSRMALQELKLGGVHIPKGVNIYIPVSTMHLDPKLWGPDAKEFNPARFSDARPQLHSYLPFGAGARTCLGQGFATAELKILISLIISNFALKLSPLYQHSPALKLIVEPEFGVDLTLTKVHTASTTTTY, from the exons atgatGGAGGTGGGCATGGCGATGAAGGTGGTGCTAAGCCTATGCTGCGTGGGGGCGTGCTCCCTCGCGATCTACCTCTACTACACCGTCTGGGTGGTGCCGCAGAGGCTCCTTGCCGGGTTCAGGAGGCAGGGCATCGGAGGCCCGCGCCCGTCTTTCCCTTACGGCAACATCGCCGACATGAGGGAGGCGGTCGCCGCCGCAAAGTCGGCTCCCCGAGCCGGCGGCCGCATCGTCCACGACTACCGCCCAGCCGTGCTGCCCTTCTACGATAAATGGAGGAAAGAGCATG GTCCAGTGTTCACTTACTCCATGGGGAACGTGGTGTTCCTTCACGTGAGCCGGCCAGACGTGGTCCGGGACATCAACCTCTGCGTCTCGCTGGACCTCGGCAAGAGCTCCTACCTAAAGGCCACGCACGAGCCACTGTTTGGCAGAGGCATCCTCAAGTCCAACGGCGAGGCTTGGGCCCACCAGAGGAAGATCATTGCGCCCGAGTTCTTTCTCGACAAGGTCAAG GGAATGGTGGATCTGATGGTAGATTCTGCACAAACACTGCTCGAGTCATGGGAAGCGAGGGTCGACAAGAGTGGCGGCACTCTAGACATCAAGATTGACGACGACATAAGAGCCTACTCCGCAGATGTCATCTCCAGGACATGCTTCGGAAGCAGCTACGTCAAAGGAAAGAAGATCTTCTTGAAGCTCAGAGAGCTGCAGAAGGCCGTGTCCAAGCCAAACGTGCTAGCTGAAATGACCGGCCTAag GTTCTTTCCTACCAAGAAGAACAGGCAGGCGTGGGGGCTTCACAAACAAGTGCACAGACTGATACTAGAGATCGTCAAGGAAAGCGGAGAGGACAAGAATTTACTGCGTGCGATACTTCACAGCGCAAGCAGCAGCAAGCTGGGGCTCCGCGAGGCAGAGAACTTTATAGTGGACAACTGCAAGAGCATATATTTTGCAGGATACGAGAGCACAGCTGTGACAGCTGCCTGGTGCCTAATGCTCCTTGGCCTGCACCCAGAATGGCAGGACCGGGTCCGGCAAGAGGTCCTGGACGTCTGCGGGGGCCGTCCACTAGACTCCCAATCacttcagaacatgaagaac CTGACGATGGTGATTCAGGAAACCCTGAGGCTGTACCCAGCAGGCGCCTTTGTGTCAAGGATGGCCCTTCAGGAACTGAAGCTGGGGGGTGTGCACATACCGAAAGGCGTCAACATCTACATCCCTGTCTCCACAATGCACCTTGACCCCAAGCTGTGGGGTCCTGATGCCAAGGAGTTCAACCCGGCACGCTTCTCCGACGCTCGACCCCAGCTGCACTCTTACTTGCCGTTTGGCGCCGGCGCTCGGACCTGCCTCGGCCAAGGGTTCGCCACGGCGGAGCTCAAGATACTCATATCTCTCATCATCTCCAACTTTGCGCTCAAGCTCTCGCCGCTCTATCAGCATTCCCCAGCGCTGAAACTCATAGTGGAGCCGGAGTTCGGCGTCGACCTCACCTTAACCAAAGTGCACACTGCTTCTACTACTACTACATACTAG
- the LOC123097573 gene encoding protein transport protein yos1 produces MGLWMLLEGFLLLANSLAILNEDRFLGPRGWSMSEVSGNGQTKSLKGQIVGLIYATQFLRMPLIALNVLIIVVKMVSG; encoded by the coding sequence ATGGGCTTGTGGATGCTGCTGGAGGGTTTTTTGCTTCTTGCAAATTCTTTGGCGATCCTGAATGAAGACCGCTTTCTTGGTCCCAGGGGATGGAGCATGTCTGAAGTTTCAGGAAATGGGCAAACAAAGTCGTTGAAGGGGCAGATCGTGGGGCTCATCTACGCCACTCAGTTTTTGCGGATGCCCTTGATAGCGCTTAATGTTCTTATCATTGTTGTGAAAATGGTGTCAGGCTGA
- the LOC123097572 gene encoding cytochrome P450 714B3 isoform X1, whose product MMEVGMAMKVVLSLCCVGACSLAIYLYYTVWVVPQRLLAGFRRQGIGGPRPSFPYGNIADMREAVAAAKSAPRAGGRIVHDYRPAVLPFYDKWRKEHGPVFTYSMGNVVFLHVSRPDVVRDINLCVSLDLGKSSYLKATHEPLFGRGILKSNGEAWAHQRKIIAPEFFLDKVKGMVDLMVDSAQTLLESWEARVDKSGGTLDIKIDDDIRAYSADVISRTCFGSSYVKGKKIFLKLRELQKAVSKPNVLAEMTGLRLKKCSSKCRNSHNSPFSSVKEHRLRSSFCRFFPTKKNRQAWGLHKQVHRLILEIVKESGEDKNLLRAILHSASSSKLGLREAENFIVDNCKSIYFAGYESTAVTAAWCLMLLGLHPEWQDRVRQEVLDVCGGRPLDSQSLQNMKNLTMVIQETLRLYPAGAFVSRMALQELKLGGVHIPKGVNIYIPVSTMHLDPKLWGPDAKEFNPARFSDARPQLHSYLPFGAGARTCLGQGFATAELKILISLIISNFALKLSPLYQHSPALKLIVEPEFGVDLTLTKVHTASTTTTY is encoded by the exons atgatGGAGGTGGGCATGGCGATGAAGGTGGTGCTAAGCCTATGCTGCGTGGGGGCGTGCTCCCTCGCGATCTACCTCTACTACACCGTCTGGGTGGTGCCGCAGAGGCTCCTTGCCGGGTTCAGGAGGCAGGGCATCGGAGGCCCGCGCCCGTCTTTCCCTTACGGCAACATCGCCGACATGAGGGAGGCGGTCGCCGCCGCAAAGTCGGCTCCCCGAGCCGGCGGCCGCATCGTCCACGACTACCGCCCAGCCGTGCTGCCCTTCTACGATAAATGGAGGAAAGAGCATG GTCCAGTGTTCACTTACTCCATGGGGAACGTGGTGTTCCTTCACGTGAGCCGGCCAGACGTGGTCCGGGACATCAACCTCTGCGTCTCGCTGGACCTCGGCAAGAGCTCCTACCTAAAGGCCACGCACGAGCCACTGTTTGGCAGAGGCATCCTCAAGTCCAACGGCGAGGCTTGGGCCCACCAGAGGAAGATCATTGCGCCCGAGTTCTTTCTCGACAAGGTCAAG GGAATGGTGGATCTGATGGTAGATTCTGCACAAACACTGCTCGAGTCATGGGAAGCGAGGGTCGACAAGAGTGGCGGCACTCTAGACATCAAGATTGACGACGACATAAGAGCCTACTCCGCAGATGTCATCTCCAGGACATGCTTCGGAAGCAGCTACGTCAAAGGAAAGAAGATCTTCTTGAAGCTCAGAGAGCTGCAGAAGGCCGTGTCCAAGCCAAACGTGCTAGCTGAAATGACCGGCCTAaggttaaaaaaatgttcatcaaaatgtAGAAACTCTCACAATTCACCATTTTCGTCGGTGAAGGAACATAGACTAAGATCCTCATTCTGCAGGTTCTTTCCTACCAAGAAGAACAGGCAGGCGTGGGGGCTTCACAAACAAGTGCACAGACTGATACTAGAGATCGTCAAGGAAAGCGGAGAGGACAAGAATTTACTGCGTGCGATACTTCACAGCGCAAGCAGCAGCAAGCTGGGGCTCCGCGAGGCAGAGAACTTTATAGTGGACAACTGCAAGAGCATATATTTTGCAGGATACGAGAGCACAGCTGTGACAGCTGCCTGGTGCCTAATGCTCCTTGGCCTGCACCCAGAATGGCAGGACCGGGTCCGGCAAGAGGTCCTGGACGTCTGCGGGGGCCGTCCACTAGACTCCCAATCacttcagaacatgaagaac CTGACGATGGTGATTCAGGAAACCCTGAGGCTGTACCCAGCAGGCGCCTTTGTGTCAAGGATGGCCCTTCAGGAACTGAAGCTGGGGGGTGTGCACATACCGAAAGGCGTCAACATCTACATCCCTGTCTCCACAATGCACCTTGACCCCAAGCTGTGGGGTCCTGATGCCAAGGAGTTCAACCCGGCACGCTTCTCCGACGCTCGACCCCAGCTGCACTCTTACTTGCCGTTTGGCGCCGGCGCTCGGACCTGCCTCGGCCAAGGGTTCGCCACGGCGGAGCTCAAGATACTCATATCTCTCATCATCTCCAACTTTGCGCTCAAGCTCTCGCCGCTCTATCAGCATTCCCCAGCGCTGAAACTCATAGTGGAGCCGGAGTTCGGCGTCGACCTCACCTTAACCAAAGTGCACACTGCTTCTACTACTACTACATACTAG